TTGGGGAGCAGGCAGCTGGAGTTAAGAGTTTGTCCCAGTTCCAGGCCCTCCAGGGCAGGGAACAGGAGCTGGCCGGTTTGAGGGACCTGGGTCTCACTGATACAGAGATTCGGCTATGGCAAAACAAGGACATGCCTGAGGCAGCAGCAGAGAACGTAATgaagtgtacttttttttttttttattatatggcTATTAGGATGACTAATGACTATTGAACTGTAGCTTAGTTTACTGTTATGGCACTTATAAATAGGATTCTTttctatttaatatttatatggCAAAACTTGGAAGTCAGTTTTGTCTCATTTTCATATGCAGTTCCTTATAAACCAATGTGAGCCTAAAACCAAAAATTTTACCGACAATATTGCAATAgttgttgtaaaatgttttttttttaagtatatttAGTCAGCATTAGTGTATAATAGTGTCTTAACTAGTCCCACTTTGCTCAACCTAGTTTCTGTATGGTACTTTTCTAGGGCCGAGGCGTGTGTGTGGCCCCAGAAGCAAGACGTGAGCGTCTGCAGATCATCCAGGAGAAAATAGATGCACGCAACCAAATCCTGTCACGGCCCCAGCGCCTCTCTGCCAGCCGCCCTCTCTCACGCAGAGAGATGGAAATTGAGCGGGCACTTTTTCAGGGTAGTGACCGCCAGAGCTTTCTTTCTGCCCTTTACCATCAAGGTGAGAAACTACATTATGATAtattcttttgtgtttcatttgttcTTACATACCTCATAAAAGTATAAAGGaatcaaatatgtttttttattacatttgaacaAAAATTGGCAATTTGTGAAAATAATTGTGAATTTTTACAATTAAACAGTAAATGTAAAGCAAATAGCCTTGGCTGATAGGACTAGCCAGATAGCATTTTTAGCCAGCAGCATCCTCTGCACATTTGTTTTCCCATGTTACATCTTATTTTGACGGAAATAAACATATTGCgctttcttttacattttacctaCAGAGGAAGAGCCACAGgctggccagcagggggcgatcACCTCAGATTCTTTGCACTCCCTTTACAAGGATTTCCTTaatgaagcaggaaaaaaaatgagatcCAAAGACACAACAGATCTCACGCAAACTCAGAGTGCAGATAAGGACTCGTGTCAACCACCTTGTGAGAGTATTATCAATTTAACAGTGCCGAATTACATCAGCAACCCATCAGCCACACACAAGGACTCCACTCTTTCACTTGATGAGAATCGTATTGGGGTTGGAGTTCGACGTTCACCTAACCTGCCACAATCCAGCCCAGGCGGTTGTGGCCTGTCTGTGAAAAAGACGGTTGATGTCAGCCAGCCAATCGTGGCTCTCAGTTCACAGGTTGGATCTGGGACAGCGGGTCCGGTGACTGTTAGTGGCCGAGTTGAACAGATATCAGAGGAAGCAATCCTTAAAAACAGAGCAAGTGAAGAAGGCATCCGCAGCATCCCTCGGTTCCAGAACTATAAGAGAGGGAATCCATCTAATGTTAGTGTTTGGAACATTgaccaaaacatgaaaagaatATGGAATTAGATGAATATGTGTATTTCAGTCAGTTTTATAATGACCTTTTCACTTTAGAAAAAATCTAAAGTGTAAAAAGAAGTCAATACCATGTATATTACACagataataatattttaattgtcatttgcttaattacattttgaagaGCTACTAGACTTCTCAGTCTGTTTtctgatggtttttttttgctcaccaTTCGATTCTGAACAGCTCTTGTTCCTTGCAGGTTCTCTGTGTGAAGAACTTGAGTCCCCGGGCATCTGTAGCCCAGCTCGTATCCCTCTTCTCTCGGTTTCAGTGTAAAGACGAGCCACCCATCCTGTACCGCCTGCTCACTGGCAGACTAAAGGGACAGGCCTTCATCACATTCTCAGGTGACCATTCCCTCCTACAAACAAACCTGCATTTTATGTACACTAATGTCAGTCTACTTTTTGAAGGTTGACAGAAGATCTTATATATCTTTAGTGGAAAGTGTGATCTGTCCTGCATGCCCTGATGTGTGTGCTTCCCCTGTGGAGTGTTGAATGTGTCTCTTTATACACACTATAATGGACTAGCACCCACTCAGGGggttattatttaatttgtctCAAAGATTACTGGGTTTGTTAAAAGTGTGTTTAGATGAAGGATTGAGGGATGATCATCTGATTCGGTCCCAAATAGACATAGTTCCAAGAACTACAAGAAATATCACCACAATTGGCAGGAAAATCAAAGCATCTTGAACTCTGACCCAAAAGTTAAAGTGACAGAGCCAAGTCTTAATTTCCAAAATATACTTTTTCCACTAAAACCCCACGTTGGTCATCTGTTtggttcagtggtggcctagcggttaaggaagtggccccgaaggttgccggttctgctgaggtgccactgagcaaagcaccgtccccacacactgctccccgggcgcatgtcatggctgcccactgcacactcagggtgatgggttaaatgcagaggacaaatttcactgtgttcaccatttgctgtgctgctgtgtatcacatgtgacaatcacttcacttcactaatttGACTACAGAGTTGATTAGTATTATTTCTCTTAATTTTTGTAGGCCTATGAAAATTATAACTGTATATAATCTCTTATGA
The window above is part of the Denticeps clupeoides chromosome 6, fDenClu1.1, whole genome shotgun sequence genome. Proteins encoded here:
- the rbm41 gene encoding RNA-binding protein 41 isoform X2; the encoded protein is MKRVTRRACDDAPIPEEQETEGQRQLRSLLLQQLDTDIDVDRCFAKKKCFAPAAFYKPFGEQAAGVKSLSQFQALQGREQELAGLRDLGLTDTEIRLWQNKDMPEAAAENGRGVCVAPEARRERLQIIQEKIDARNQILSRPQRLSASRPLSRREMEIERALFQGSDRQSFLSALYHQEEEPQAGQQGAITSDSLHSLYKDFLNEAGKKMRSKDTTDLTQTQSADKDSCQPPCESIINLTVPNYISNPSATHKDSTLSLDENRIGVGVRRSPNLPQSSPGGCGLSVKKTVDVSQPIVALSSQVLCVKNLSPRASVAQLVSLFSRFQCKDEPPILYRLLTGRLKGQAFITFSDKDTAQAALELLNGYRLLDKPLVIEFGRQRVEEGVLGKDRKTSSGVMEEKEKEKDTAQ
- the rbm41 gene encoding RNA-binding protein 41 isoform X1 produces the protein MKRVTRRACDDAPIPEEQETEGQRQLRSLLLQQLDTDIDVDRCFAKKKCFAPAAFYKPFGEQAAGVKSLSQFQALQGREQELAGLRDLGLTDTEIRLWQNKDMPEAAAENGRGVCVAPEARRERLQIIQEKIDARNQILSRPQRLSASRPLSRREMEIERALFQGSDRQSFLSALYHQEEEPQAGQQGAITSDSLHSLYKDFLNEAGKKMRSKDTTDLTQTQSADKDSCQPPCESIINLTVPNYISNPSATHKDSTLSLDENRIGVGVRRSPNLPQSSPGGCGLSVKKTVDVSQPIVALSSQVGSGTAGPVTVSGRVEQISEEAILKNRASEEGIRSIPRFQNYKRGNPSNVLCVKNLSPRASVAQLVSLFSRFQCKDEPPILYRLLTGRLKGQAFITFSDKDTAQAALELLNGYRLLDKPLVIEFGRQRVEEGVLGKDRKTSSGVMEEKEKEKDTAQ